TATGGTCGTACAAAACGATTAGATTATTGGGGGTTGTCCTGATTAATGGCGTTATCGGTAGCTTGGTTTTCCTACTGATGTACTTGCTTGGGCAAACAAAAGCTGCTGGATTTACATTGACGGATTTCATTCTATTTATAGCAGCAACGGCACTTCCTACCATTTCTATGCAGATTCGTCGTCTACGTGATGCCAATTCCAATGTTGCTTGGATTGTATTAAAAGCGACACCACTACCAGTAGTACTTTGGGTGATGTATGCCTTTCCTATAAGAGATTCAAAATAACTCCAATAT
This region of Streptococcus thermophilus genomic DNA includes:
- a CDS encoding DUF805 domain-containing protein produces the protein MVRLSRFLWSYKTIRLLGVVLINGVIGSLVFLLMYLLGQTKAAGFTLTDFILFIAATALPTISMQIRRLRDANSNVAWIVLKATPLPVVLWVMYAFPIRDSK